Below is a genomic region from Triticum dicoccoides isolate Atlit2015 ecotype Zavitan chromosome 5A, WEW_v2.0, whole genome shotgun sequence.
TGGGGAATGTTGTCTGACATTTTGCACCAGAACATGACAAGCTATTTACCTGCTTATGCTCACCCTTGAACACTTTTTTACAGATTGTTCCTGCCACTGCTATCCTTGATGGTTGGATGGGTCTCGATGTTGGCCCAGATTGCATCAAGACTTTCGCCGAAGCCTTGGACACCACCAAGACTATTATCTGGAACTGTCCTATGGGACTCTTCGAGTTTGAGAAGTTTGTCGCAGGCACTGATGTTAGTACAACATATATCACATAACGTACATTCATCTTTCTCGtattcgttgttgttgctaatTATAGTTGTCATTGTCTTAGGTAATCGCGAAGCAGTTGGCTAAGCTTACTAGGAAGGGTGTGACGACCATCATTGGTGGAGGTGACTCTGTTGCTGCTGTTGAGAAGGCTGGGCTGACCGACAAGATGAGCTACATTTCGACCGGTGGTGGCGCGAGCTTGGAGCTGGTGGAAGGCAAGCCCCTCCCAGGAGTTCTCGCCCTTGACGAGGCATAGGTTGATTTGGTTTCCCCTATCAGCTTGTTGCGTGCCCTTTTCTTTGGGATCTCAAATCGGTGTAACGCTGGAACATTATATGGAAACTTTGAGATAGGTTTGTGGCCAATTTTTGCTAGTAGATGAGTCGTGAATGATTATCAACTTCCTCTGTGTGAGTGAAGTGATGTGGCAGGAATTTAACGTACCCCTGTGGATGTGTATGGTTTTAAGCTTTGCGTCTTTGTGTCCAGTttccttctgttttgttttctCTGTTCCAGTTTGAAATGAAACCTTGTCACGTACCCCCATGATTTACAAGAATCATCATGACTTACACATGGGAGTcctaataataaaaaaaataatgtTTTTCGTTTCTAAAAAACTAAAAAcgaagaagttcaaattgaaaaacCAAGAAAGTCCAAATTAAAAAATAATGTTTTATGTTTCTAAAAAAACTAAATatgaagaagttcaaattgaaaaactgagaaagtccaaattaaaaaaataGAGAAGTTCACTATTTAATAAAAACGGATTTTACCCGTATCCACATAGAAACCTTGAAGTTCAAATTTAGAAAATGGGTTTGATCAGCGTCCATTTGAATTTTTTCCTTTTAAATAACAAATTAAAAATTATTGCTTAAAAAAATAATAAGGTCAAACTACAGTAACAGAGAAGTACAAGGTTTAAAAACACGAAAATTAAATGATTCTAAAAACaaggaagttcaaaaataaaaaatgaactTTTATAAATGGAATTGTTTTTCTATTTTGCAAAAAAACcgagaagttcaaattaaattaACAGAGTGGCATAATGTTCATAAAAAATATTTAAAATCTCATTTCAAAACCAAAAAAATGTGAACAAACCAACAAGTTCTGTTCGAAATAACCAAGAAGTTGTACGATGTTTATTACAAAAGTAGGATTTTTTTCCATTGCAAATGAATAACACCAAGATTGGATGTTTATTACAAAGTccaagaagtccaaattgaaaCAACCTGGAAGTTAAATTTTAAAAAATAGAATAGTTCGATATTTATTACGAAAACTCAAAATTTTCCCATTACTAACGGATAAACGAAGAAGTTCAGTTTGAAATAATGAAGAAGTTCGTCATTTATTAAAAAAACTCCAATTTTTCCCATTTCTAAAAATACACAAAGAGGTCCAAAAATTGCGAAAAATGGAGTGGTTTGATGTCTGTAaaatttttgatttatttttgttACTAAAGGGTAGCGTTTTATTTTTGCATTTAAAATTACTTTGGAGCAATTCAATTTTAAAAAGAAAATCAATAATTTCATTTTAAAAGAATAAGACTATGAAGTTCAAATTATAAAATCAGAGAAGTTCAGATATTATAAAAACCTAGGATTTACATGCCCAATTTTGATGAGTGCTTTAGGAGTTAGGGCAAAAAACAAGCAGAGAGCAGTTCAAATAGATAATAGCCAGAAATTCACGTACTACATGGCCTGTGTTTCATATGAGAAAAGGTTGaataaaaaagcaaagtaaaaaaattGTTGCTAGAAGTTTAAGTCCTTggccggagaaagttaaaaaaattattgtgagaggggttcgtacaaaaggaatatcatttgtgtaacactaaggAATGGACAAGAAAACTACAaacaaaaatatgtcacagaagttcaacgtgaaaatagtaggaagttcaactactacactgaatgaatttcacatgaaaaacttttaaaaccgtcgcgagtgtgaaaaaatgatcaacacgggaaatttGAGTATTTACAATAGCTTTCCATCGGtagatcacttgctcaattccagtgagtcgatggagagctacgagcaaaaaaagcgcgtgacaaaacagagtgaagttcaagtagacatgtcgagaagttcaggttcttcacgcggtgcattttcgaagaatctgtttcacgatcagaacgaatgatctcgccattttcgaaattacttgaaaacggctaggaatcagagaaaaccatcaacatgaaaaagtttcgcattttccttagcttttcaacggtatattatttgccccattccaatAAAATTTGTAGAAAtgacggcgaaaatacgtttttagcccttttcaaaattgacttaaaacagtaaggaatttggagaaacaatataccaaaaagtttcgcatttctcaagctttccaacaccatatcatttgcttcattcggacgtacggttaaaaaattagctcgaaaatacgaacttggtGCAACTTGGACCGTTTTATAAatcacttttaaaccgttcaaaattagaaaaaactttcaacatgaaaaagtaaCGCATTTTCATAAgtgttccaacgccatatcatttgcctcaattggttggcggtttagaaatgacatcaaaaatacgaactcagctgttcgATTTGCGAaatttacgattttccaaattactctttaaccgtagggaattagagaaagctTTCAACATgtagaaggagcggttttgcagcagctttccaatgccatattatttgcctcattccgataaactgttttaaaatgtgatcgaaaatatgattcacgttttttgtatgaagaaaaaacagttttcaaaactgttcttaaaccgcttacattttgccaacaatttaacttgggtcatgatactggtgtccatagctttccaacggtatatcgcaagccccatttggcaatgttggtggaagttcaacctagcaccgagaaaagttcaggtcgaacaactcaggcagtaaaattgcaaaaaacgcaatatcatcacgacccgagagcaaaatccgccaatgagcgagattcctatttaaaaccggtatttagttgctaaaaatgtttctagattacactaaaaTGATATAGAACATGACTAACCAGAATAATTcacgggggaagccacggttgcgaagatagctcgaagatcgggttcgtacagagggaagtttaggcgcgttactcaggcagctcaagttgtgatcagaatattattttgatcccgtgaccagaatagtgtttatgtgtgtgtatatatatatatatatattattttattacatatatataatagaaacaacataaggttctgTTAAACCTATCTTTCATCCAGCCatcttatagaccttcccacttcctttatttttcgttttgattaatcctatatctgaattttctcccactttctttttcgatgtaaactgagttttcttccagtacttttccctagaaccaactcaaccgcccacgtctagcctaaaaataataataccccacgtcctacTAACTCATCAAATTagaatgatattttattttgtaaattgaaagttcttacaaaataacaataacaattgtttatatataacttggaaagttaaatcctagtgattgcgtacataagcttgcaaagattttactgaccaatgcagtaatagacgtgtaatcatgtgtttatgtctttataacatttctccgtccagcccaacatgatattttcacccagcccagcaagtccgtggattttgagaaaaatgcaaatgggctttaaattctaccataatatatgaacgggctgcatagatgccacatcattgtttcacccaacccaccaaatggactaaaaaaccaaATGGActggctaacatgtgggccagtaggtcgaagcctaaggacTTTTGCAAAATATAAAAGCACAAAGGTCTAACCCTatgcaaggcgttggatttacatccaacggtcggcattcttcttcaatatctcgtcttcttcccccagcattgccaggaccgcctgctccagcctccggcgtccagCAACACTGTTTTGCGCGCCTCGTagtgaaacgctaccccgccgacggccatgccctccctccactccgcacctcctgttattctctgccgagtgtaggcccaccccgcacccgaactagtcaactttcccactcctctccgtctttgaatccactaccgcgtcttccccatctccgggttgttccagtctagggcctcaccgtcgtccaccgtctCGCTACGCTCGGcgcgcgtggtcaacaaacgagagtcatcggaagaggactgtacatggagagcctgacggctgggacccatgaggtccatggtcgcacgcaaggacagttcctccttattaagctgaaaaaaatgtttcctccccctgacaactggaacccaccggctgtatctttgcacggaagaagtgcctccttgttatgtgaaAAAAAATTATTTCTcacgatgacagctgggacccggcagatttggtggctgacttgtgggcctactaagcggacgtgtacgcagggctttgtcaacataATCAACAAAGGATTCTAGcagttggaccgttggatgttaatccaacagtcgtgctccttcttcaacctctgttcttgcttttgtctcccgtgggcggcagtgctgccgtgcacccgaaccagtcaagtttcccactcctctccatctacgaCTCCCACTACCACGTCTAgcccatctctgggtcgttccagtctggggcctcgccgttgtccaccggccttggtgcgctcggcatggtgtggtcaatgtggtcaacaaacaagagtcatcagaagatgactgtacgtgagaggctgacagtggggacgcaccacgcccatggacacatgcatgcaactgcatcctttttaccttgAAAAacaatgttttctccccctgactgctgggacccaccagctacatcttcacacgcaaggaagtgcgcccttattacgggcaaaaaaaagattccccctgacagctgggacccaacaactatatcttcgcacacaaggaagtgtgccCTTATCCTCccggatagctgggacccacccagtCGAAGCGTACATATCGTTGTCTGtcttgtcgcgaacgtgtacatacatactggtcgatcggtcgctctgcaacgatgaaccgtggccgagtaagtagcggcacatgtcatagtagagccccccacgtagcagttcaggttgtcccgtctaaaccgtgtacacgtacaaACAACCACACACcataaaatacggccacatacgtacgtacaggcggggtctcgaacgcctacttgcgcatacgtacggccagggctcctagacatggctgggtcggaacggaggaacTACGTCgccgtgttcattgggagccaaccgtcttggacggaacagccggtcgaaacgaggcctggcgtaccacagaacggaggaaacaaccttgtgtttgaccgaccatgatcgaaacgggatcttgttcatagggaggggtctggcgtactgcaaaacagaggaaatggacttctcttggacctcctacagtcgacacggggtcctgttgatcgagaggggtgtggcgtaccgcaaaacagaggaaacagactcgtgttggagcgctacggttgaaacgggggtcctgttcatcaggaggggtgtggcgtaccgcaaaatgggactccatgggatactgttcatctccaccgtcgactgcctccacgggctaatgttcatccaccgtcgacctcctccagcctccacctacgactgttcatccacgggctcctgttcatccagcctccaccgctcctccaccgactactattcaaccagccctctctacAGGGtcgtgttcaaccacccctccacgggctactgttcatccagacctccaccggctactgtccaaccagccctccacggggtcctgttcatccacccccaatcggctcgatcggggtcctgttcatccacccccaaccgtctcgatcggggtcctgttcatccagcggaaacgacctctactaccacaaggtcctattcatccaaagcccccaacaacactcactgtacATCAAGGGAAGGATGCAGTATGGTTCAATCGGCTTcaattagtagcagtagcgaaggaatcactcgggttcagttaacagcaagggatcgattggggttcagtaacatagcgagtgcaatcactcaggttcagttagagcccaacgcctcgcacacacgtgtgtaggcgtacgagagaaacacacaaacctccatgcatcgcttggcctcgaccacccaccgtaaccgggaactccccgatatttccctcgccctcgcttctaccatgtttttccatcatggacggcccaaacaatgtcatgcagctaagtctccggcccgcccaggataaaaggcccattttctatcatgattttttgtcatagaagtaggagcccaccacatctatgatgataccaggttttgtcacaattatcgtcatagaagtgtcataagcatgacagaaaaaaatcgttcggcccaaaatgtcacggatgtgtctttttttgtagcgaatggggttccaatctgcaggaattggtcgtctctgcagttgggataggtcttcggccggtggacttcctGTACTTTTTgccggagtgggatttttctgtggtatggctggtgctatggcaactgaaatcagcataccttttgctagagtgcaggtcctgtgtggtggggcttgtGGTGTGGCCAGtggagtatgggtacagtctgctggagtcggtcctacgttttgtgtcactggttgtagagccaatataagtggggtgctatctgatttctccgacaccaccatgtttttcaaggactttgctggtgctccttcaggttcgggaatcacactcttcctttttgatgtctgatgcacaagaacaacattttagtgaaaaacatggtatgatgacagatggaatatgtgttgataatggatgggcatgggatcttgacatatatgatgagtacactaagcagatggtggtgcaacaaagtagaagaaatgcaagacaccttatgtaAGATACACGTAAtcgataaaaccttgccaaattagaacatgcaccttgatgggtgaataggacaggccatttTCCTTCGACTCCTCG
It encodes:
- the LOC119297113 gene encoding phosphoglycerate kinase, cytosolic-like, which encodes MIQRSGNLPWIHGSGGLPRPRSTTAVIVPATAILDGWMGLDVGPDCIKTFAEALDTTKTIIWNCPMGLFEFEKFVAGTDVIAKQLAKLTRKGVTTIIGGGDSVAAVEKAGLTDKMSYISTGGGASLELVEGKPLPGVLALDEA